A part of Armatimonadota bacterium genomic DNA contains:
- a CDS encoding diguanylate cyclase, with product MNRVVLDLIRTRRRLLAAHWARNLVAAPTRGQIWQDGERIERHTQAGMDALAEAAAAGQVEPFIEFAGRFSGEALALETPLEEVIRALLEAKPTVLDLLSSDPAAGDQDPDVVNFLNRLISSGILEVIQRYERQWSRRGLAVQGHLDELRERARHQIIVDSQTGLFKATHFATAAERELTRSRRFKRSFAVALVAVDQEEEIGDTLGSEADRALTVHLANILTNETRVVDLRAALGSGRFGLILPEASLEGAFALAERIRGSVERTLFVPPGHPYPLTLTVSIGLACYPQDADNSQELLERAEEALARARAGQNTTVAAASAHDF from the coding sequence ATGAACCGTGTTGTCCTTGACCTCATTCGCACGCGGCGCCGGCTGCTGGCGGCGCACTGGGCCCGCAACCTCGTGGCCGCTCCCACGCGCGGGCAGATCTGGCAGGACGGCGAGCGAATAGAGCGGCATACCCAGGCCGGTATGGACGCTCTTGCCGAGGCGGCTGCCGCCGGACAGGTAGAGCCCTTCATCGAATTCGCCGGCAGATTCAGCGGGGAAGCGCTTGCCCTGGAGACGCCGCTGGAGGAGGTGATCCGCGCCCTCCTGGAGGCCAAGCCCACAGTGCTTGACTTACTCTCCAGTGACCCGGCGGCCGGCGACCAGGATCCCGACGTCGTCAACTTCCTCAACCGCCTGATCTCATCGGGCATCCTCGAGGTGATCCAGCGGTACGAGCGCCAGTGGTCGCGCAGAGGCCTTGCCGTGCAGGGCCACCTCGACGAGTTGCGCGAGCGAGCGCGGCACCAGATCATCGTTGACTCACAGACGGGCCTGTTCAAGGCGACGCACTTCGCAACAGCGGCAGAGCGCGAGTTGACGCGGAGCCGCCGGTTCAAGCGCTCCTTCGCGGTGGCCCTGGTTGCGGTTGACCAGGAAGAAGAGATCGGTGACACCCTTGGAAGCGAGGCCGACCGGGCCCTGACCGTGCATCTTGCCAACATCCTTACGAACGAGACACGGGTGGTTGACCTCCGGGCTGCTCTGGGCTCTGGGAGGTTCGGTTTGATACTGCCCGAGGCCTCTCTGGAGGGAGCGTTTGCCCTGGCGGAGCGCATTCGCGGGTCGGTCGAGCGCACCTTGTTTGTACCCCCGGGCCACCCATATCCGCTGACCCTCACCGTGAGCATCGGCCTGGCGTGCTACCCTCAAGACGCCGACAACTCCCAGGAACTGCTGGAGCGAGCCGAGGAGGCCCTGGCTCGCGCCAGGGCCGGCCAGAACACAACGGTCGCGGCCGCCTCCGCCCACGATTTCTGA
- a CDS encoding tetratricopeptide repeat protein, with protein MRRTLCLLAVWLAVLALLPAGAAGGTVRSDALREGAALFARGRMAEAEAVFARAVSRHPGSAHGWLWLGVVQFHAGDNERAERSFSRAVRLSPRDGLMLLWWGHALVRTERTAEAGTAFRHALLARSPAQVRDLAHQALRALGPLPHPAAQAPPGQAPVEPPLGAPPSAPPWVLDAASYNAIARFYNPRLTHEQSVAIGQALLGYSRHFNVDPRLVVALVVIESGFQPAARSRAGAIGLGQLMPATARSLGVDAWDPVQNLYGAIRYLRGNLDRFGWSNAHLALAAYNAGRGAVEKHEGIPPYAETQWYVTNISGLYRRLLTIPGESLELSRRL; from the coding sequence ATGAGAAGAACCCTTTGCCTTCTGGCCGTCTGGCTTGCCGTCCTGGCATTGCTTCCCGCGGGCGCGGCCGGCGGCACGGTCAGGTCCGATGCGCTGCGCGAGGGAGCGGCGCTGTTCGCGCGGGGCAGGATGGCCGAGGCCGAGGCAGTCTTCGCTCGCGCCGTGAGCCGCCATCCTGGTTCGGCACACGGCTGGCTTTGGCTGGGTGTGGTCCAGTTCCACGCGGGCGACAACGAGCGGGCCGAGCGGTCGTTCTCCCGGGCGGTTCGACTCTCGCCGCGCGACGGCTTGATGCTGCTCTGGTGGGGTCACGCGCTGGTTCGGACAGAGCGCACCGCGGAGGCCGGTACGGCGTTCCGGCACGCCCTGCTGGCGCGATCCCCGGCCCAGGTCCGCGACCTAGCCCACCAGGCGTTACGCGCGCTGGGTCCGTTGCCGCACCCCGCAGCGCAGGCTCCGCCGGGACAGGCCCCGGTCGAGCCGCCCTTGGGCGCGCCTCCCAGCGCGCCGCCTTGGGTGCTGGACGCGGCGAGCTACAATGCCATCGCCCGCTTCTACAACCCGCGCCTCACGCACGAGCAGTCGGTTGCCATCGGCCAGGCGCTTCTGGGTTACAGCAGGCACTTCAACGTTGACCCTCGCCTGGTGGTCGCCCTCGTGGTTATCGAGTCCGGATTCCAGCCCGCGGCGCGATCGCGGGCCGGCGCGATAGGATTGGGCCAGCTCATGCCGGCCACCGCCCGCTCGCTCGGGGTGGACGCCTGGGACCCGGTGCAGAACCTCTATGGAGCCATTCGGTACCTGCGCGGCAATCTTGATCGTTTCGGTTGGAGCAATGCCCACCTGGCGCTGGCGGCCTACAACGCGGGCCGGGGCGCGGTTGAGAAGCACGAGGGAATCCCCCCGTACGCGGAAACCCAGTGGTATGTGACGAACATATCAGGTCTATACCGCCGGCTCCTGACGATCCCGGGCGAAAGCCTGGAACTCTCACGGCGGCTCTAG